The Acidimicrobiales bacterium genome has a window encoding:
- a CDS encoding carbon-nitrogen family hydrolase: MRIAALQHDIVWEDAAATCDLLEPLIAAAAEDGARLVVLTEMFGPGFSLAADRIAEPPGGPTEQFLVARAAEQDVWIGGSIPTRDRNDAHPVNRFLLVGPDGTRHHYDKLHPFTFADEHKHYRPGHRPVTVEVDGLRVSLFVCYDLRFANAFWDRAADTDVYLVVANWPESRRHHWRTLLLARAIENQAYVVGVNRVGVADGLTYSGDTVIVDPMGEVLAEGVDHAESVVVADVDPERVAEVRDAYRFLPDRRG, from the coding sequence ATGAGGATCGCCGCACTCCAGCACGACATCGTGTGGGAGGACGCCGCGGCCACCTGCGACCTCCTGGAGCCCCTTATCGCCGCCGCGGCGGAAGACGGGGCCCGGCTGGTCGTCCTAACCGAGATGTTCGGTCCCGGCTTCTCGCTGGCCGCCGACCGGATCGCCGAACCTCCCGGCGGCCCCACTGAGCAGTTCCTGGTAGCCCGGGCCGCCGAGCAAGACGTGTGGATCGGTGGGTCAATCCCGACCCGGGACCGCAACGACGCCCACCCGGTGAACCGCTTCCTGTTGGTTGGGCCGGACGGCACCCGACACCACTACGACAAACTGCACCCGTTCACGTTCGCCGACGAGCACAAGCACTACCGACCCGGTCACCGCCCGGTCACCGTGGAGGTGGACGGGCTACGGGTCTCGCTCTTCGTCTGCTACGACCTGCGGTTCGCCAATGCCTTCTGGGACCGGGCCGCCGACACCGACGTCTACCTGGTGGTAGCCAACTGGCCGGAGTCCCGGCGCCACCATTGGCGGACCCTGCTGCTGGCCCGGGCCATCGAGAACCAGGCCTACGTGGTAGGCGTTAACCGGGTCGGGGTGGCCGACGGGCTGACCTACTCAGGCGACACGGTGATTGTGGACCCGATGGGCGAAGTGCTGGCTGAGGGGGTCGACCACGCCGAGAGCGTCGTGGTGGCCGACGTGGACCCGGAACGGGTCGCCGAGGTACGCGACGCCTACCGGTTCCTCCCCGACCGGCGCGGCTGA
- a CDS encoding DUF3516 domain-containing protein — MYDASLADRIPAGTDPDRVAELFIDWAAERSLDLYDAQEEAVLEILGGSHVVLATPTGSGKSLVAIAAHAAALARGDRSIYTAPIKALVSEKFFALARDFGAANVGMVTGDASVNADAPIVCATAEILAHQALREGAACPFGLVVADEFHFYADPQRGWAWQVPLLELPQAQFLLMSATLGPTARFTEDLIRRTGRPAVTVAGTVRPVPLTFQYQETPLHESITELVETDRAPVYIVHFTQKAAAEKAQDLCSLDVLSKEQKAAVREAVGGFRFDTPIGKDLKRFIGHGIGLHHAGMLPRYRLLVEKLAQAGLLKLICGTDTLGVGVNVPIRTVLFTQLCKYDGVSTRLLGNREFAQIAGRAGRRGFDDEGHVWVQAPVHWIENRRAEAKAVADPAKRKKLVRKKPPERGYAHWNVETFDRLVSGAPEPLTSSFEVSHQMVLNVLSRPGDGRRDLRRLLLDNHEPRDRQRRHVRKAIGVYRSLRDAGIVVELDEPDDEGRMVSVGVDLQDRFALHQPLSLFALEVIPELADRPNDPGISAAPDLDPDATTRAHALDVLSVIESVLENPSVILAAQVNRLRSELVARLKMEGVEYEERMERLAEVEPPRPLKEFLYGTFDVFRRHHPWVGDENVKPKSVARELYETGFEFRQYIEHHGLKRSEGTVLRYLGEAYKALVQNVPEDSKTEALYDLEAWMGETIRQVDSSLLDEWEKLRHPADETVETVEDQAPDRPDVTRNARAFRVMVRNEVFRWVQLLSRRRLDDHEALAGVPTVGDVRRTADDVTESIAPYWEEHPELPTDSHARGGAFFSLDDSGPDRWPVRQTVADPEGHHEWVLDGEVDLAASREEGRAVVRLGAIHRL, encoded by the coding sequence GTGTATGACGCCTCCCTGGCCGACCGGATCCCCGCCGGGACCGATCCCGACCGGGTGGCCGAGCTGTTTATCGACTGGGCAGCCGAGCGGAGCCTGGATCTCTACGACGCTCAGGAGGAGGCCGTCCTAGAGATTCTGGGCGGCAGTCACGTTGTGCTGGCCACCCCCACCGGATCCGGGAAGTCGCTGGTGGCCATAGCGGCCCACGCGGCGGCTCTGGCCCGCGGCGACCGCAGCATCTACACCGCCCCCATCAAGGCGCTGGTCAGCGAGAAGTTCTTCGCCCTGGCCCGAGACTTCGGCGCGGCCAACGTGGGCATGGTCACAGGTGACGCCTCGGTCAACGCCGATGCGCCAATCGTCTGCGCAACCGCCGAGATCCTCGCCCACCAGGCCCTGCGCGAGGGTGCGGCCTGCCCGTTTGGCCTGGTGGTAGCCGACGAGTTTCACTTCTACGCCGACCCCCAACGGGGCTGGGCCTGGCAGGTCCCCCTGCTGGAACTACCGCAGGCCCAGTTCCTGCTCATGTCAGCCACCCTCGGTCCAACGGCCCGGTTCACCGAGGACCTGATCCGCCGGACCGGCCGACCTGCGGTCACCGTGGCCGGCACAGTCCGGCCGGTGCCCCTCACCTTCCAGTATCAGGAGACCCCCCTCCACGAGTCCATCACCGAGCTGGTCGAGACCGACCGGGCGCCGGTCTACATCGTCCACTTCACCCAGAAGGCGGCCGCTGAGAAGGCCCAGGACCTATGCAGCCTCGACGTGCTCTCCAAGGAGCAGAAGGCGGCCGTCCGTGAGGCGGTGGGTGGGTTCCGGTTCGACACACCGATCGGCAAGGACCTGAAGCGGTTCATCGGCCACGGGATCGGCCTGCACCACGCCGGGATGCTCCCCCGCTACCGACTCCTGGTCGAGAAGCTGGCCCAGGCTGGCCTCCTGAAGCTGATCTGCGGCACCGACACCCTCGGGGTGGGGGTGAACGTCCCCATTCGGACCGTGCTGTTCACGCAGCTCTGCAAGTACGACGGGGTGTCGACCCGGCTGCTCGGTAACCGAGAATTCGCCCAGATCGCCGGGCGGGCTGGGCGACGGGGCTTCGACGACGAGGGCCACGTGTGGGTCCAGGCACCGGTTCACTGGATCGAAAACCGGCGGGCTGAGGCCAAGGCGGTTGCTGATCCCGCCAAGCGGAAAAAGTTGGTAAGGAAGAAGCCTCCGGAACGGGGCTACGCCCACTGGAACGTGGAGACGTTCGACCGGCTGGTCTCCGGGGCGCCCGAGCCACTCACGTCCTCGTTCGAAGTCTCCCACCAGATGGTGCTCAACGTGCTGTCCCGTCCCGGGGACGGCCGCCGGGACCTCAGGCGCCTCCTGCTGGACAACCACGAGCCCCGCGACCGCCAGCGCCGCCATGTCCGTAAGGCCATCGGCGTCTACCGGTCACTGCGCGACGCTGGGATTGTCGTGGAACTGGACGAGCCGGACGATGAGGGGCGGATGGTCTCGGTCGGCGTCGATCTGCAGGACCGCTTCGCCCTCCATCAACCGCTGTCCCTGTTCGCCCTCGAGGTCATCCCCGAGTTGGCCGACCGGCCCAACGACCCGGGGATCTCGGCCGCTCCGGACCTCGATCCGGACGCCACGACCCGGGCCCACGCCCTGGACGTCCTTTCGGTGATCGAATCGGTGCTGGAGAACCCCAGCGTGATCCTGGCTGCCCAGGTCAACCGGCTCCGCTCTGAGCTGGTGGCCCGGCTCAAGATGGAGGGTGTCGAATACGAGGAACGCATGGAGCGTCTGGCCGAGGTGGAGCCGCCCCGACCGCTAAAGGAGTTCCTGTACGGCACGTTCGACGTGTTCCGTAGGCATCACCCCTGGGTGGGCGACGAGAACGTGAAGCCCAAGTCGGTGGCCCGGGAGCTGTACGAAACCGGCTTCGAGTTCCGCCAATACATCGAACATCACGGCCTCAAGCGCTCCGAGGGGACTGTGCTGCGGTACCTAGGCGAGGCCTACAAGGCGCTGGTCCAGAATGTGCCCGAGGACTCCAAGACCGAGGCCCTTTACGACCTGGAGGCCTGGATGGGAGAAACGATCCGCCAGGTGGACTCCAGCCTGCTGGACGAGTGGGAGAAGCTCCGCCACCCCGCCGATGAGACGGTCGAGACGGTCGAGGACCAGGCACCCGACCGACCGGACGTGACCCGCAACGCCCGGGCCTTCCGGGTGATGGTCCGTAACGAGGTCTTCCGATGGGTCCAGTTGCTGTCTCGTCGCCGCCTCGATGACCACGAGGCGCTGGCTGGGGTGCCCACGGTGGGGGACGTACGGCGAACGGCCGACGACGTGACGGAGTCCATCGCCCCGTACTGGGAGGAGCACCCCGAGCTCCCTACCGACAGCCACGCCCGGGGTGGTGCCTTCTTTTCCCTGGATGACAGCGGACCTGACCGGTGGCCGGTCCGCCAGACTGTCGCCGACCCCGAGGGCCACCACGAGTGGGTGCTTGACGGCGAGGTGGACCTGGCCGCTTCCCGCGAGGAGGGTCGGGCCGTAGTCCGCCTAGGGGCAATCCACCGCCTGTGA
- a CDS encoding antibiotic biosynthesis monooxygenase, which yields MIVIAGTIAFDPDKAEQMLASATTLMEATRVEEGCLDYVMAADPLIPGLLRLFERWENEEHLGAHMAASHSRTFQKSLGDCGVSGVSIDRYEVASVTKLL from the coding sequence ATGATCGTCATCGCTGGCACCATTGCGTTCGACCCCGACAAGGCAGAACAGATGCTGGCATCGGCGACCACGCTGATGGAGGCCACTCGGGTCGAGGAGGGGTGTCTCGACTACGTGATGGCTGCCGATCCGCTCATCCCAGGCTTGTTGAGGCTCTTCGAGCGGTGGGAAAACGAAGAGCACCTCGGAGCCCACATGGCTGCTTCCCACAGTCGGACCTTCCAGAAGTCACTTGGGGACTGCGGTGTCTCCGGCGTGTCGATAGACCGCTACGAGGTCGCCTCGGTCACCAAGCTGCTCTAA
- a CDS encoding DNA-3-methyladenine glycosylase I: MGEHLTTGHDGIVRCWWPGDRADYLAYHDQEWGRPVVDDVRLFEKACLEGFQAGLSWLTILRKRENFRAAFAGFDPTLVAQFNDQDVERCLADAGIVRHRGKVESTINNAARALEVITEFGSLAAYLWGFEPDGPTRTNEGHVPTTTPAAAALSRDLKRRGWTFIGPTTAYALMQAMGMVNDHLEGCALHAVVEGERADLIRPVVAGGPR, encoded by the coding sequence ATGGGCGAGCACCTGACCACCGGCCACGACGGCATCGTCCGGTGCTGGTGGCCCGGAGACCGGGCCGACTACCTCGCCTACCACGACCAGGAGTGGGGTCGACCGGTGGTTGACGATGTCCGCTTGTTCGAAAAGGCCTGCCTTGAGGGATTTCAGGCCGGCTTGTCGTGGTTGACCATCCTGCGCAAGAGGGAGAACTTCCGGGCTGCTTTCGCCGGCTTCGACCCGACCCTTGTAGCCCAGTTCAACGATCAGGACGTGGAGCGATGCCTGGCCGACGCTGGAATCGTGCGTCACCGGGGCAAGGTCGAATCCACTATCAACAACGCTGCCCGTGCCCTGGAGGTGATTACCGAGTTCGGCTCGCTGGCCGCCTACCTGTGGGGCTTCGAACCCGACGGGCCGACCCGGACCAACGAGGGTCACGTCCCGACCACTACGCCCGCCGCGGCCGCCCTTAGCCGGGACCTCAAACGGCGGGGCTGGACGTTCATCGGACCGACTACCGCGTACGCGTTGATGCAGGCCATGGGCATGGTCAACGACCACCTAGAGGGTTGTGCCCTACACGCCGTGGTCGAAGGCGAGCGGGCCGACCTAATTCGGCCAGTGGTTGCCGGGGGCCCAAGGTGA
- a CDS encoding pyridoxal phosphate-dependent aminotransferase, which yields MNDPNPHLVERMQGHRLSIFAEMSTLALETGSINLGQGFPDTDGPSEVLDAAVAAIRAGHNQYPPDRGIPELRQAVADHQRRFYGLDVDPADVMVSTGASEALGASILALVEPGQEVVVFEPYFDLYAAIIELAGGVRRSVTLRAPDYSFDQADLEAAIGPDTRLILLNTPHNPTGKVFSSDELAAIAQVALQHDLLVVTDEVYEHMTYDGIRHVPLATLPGMADRTVTISSGGKSFGTTGWKVGWAHAQSDLIQAVHTVKQHLTFTSGAPFQRAMVTALNLGDDYFTGLAADLWAKRDRVSAGLAAAGLDVYPAPGTYYLTADVRPLGYDDGMDFCRDLPGRCGVVAIPNRVFYDDQQAGRSIVRFAYCKRIEVLDEAMDRLSGLAA from the coding sequence ATGAACGACCCGAACCCGCACCTGGTCGAGCGGATGCAGGGCCACCGCCTGTCGATCTTCGCCGAGATGTCGACGCTGGCCCTCGAGACGGGATCCATCAACCTGGGCCAGGGCTTCCCCGACACCGACGGCCCTTCCGAGGTGCTCGACGCCGCGGTGGCCGCAATCCGAGCTGGCCACAACCAGTACCCCCCGGACCGTGGTATCCCAGAACTTAGGCAGGCCGTGGCCGACCACCAGCGACGGTTCTACGGCCTGGACGTGGACCCGGCCGACGTCATGGTGTCCACTGGGGCCTCCGAGGCCCTAGGCGCTTCGATCCTGGCTCTCGTGGAGCCCGGCCAGGAGGTCGTGGTCTTCGAGCCCTACTTCGACCTATACGCGGCGATCATCGAGCTGGCTGGCGGGGTACGTCGGTCGGTCACGCTTCGGGCCCCTGATTACTCGTTCGACCAGGCCGACCTAGAGGCAGCCATCGGACCCGACACCCGGCTGATCCTGCTCAACACTCCTCACAACCCAACGGGCAAGGTGTTCAGCTCCGACGAGCTGGCCGCCATCGCCCAGGTCGCCCTGCAGCACGACCTGTTGGTGGTCACCGACGAGGTCTACGAGCACATGACCTACGACGGGATACGCCACGTCCCGCTGGCCACGTTGCCCGGTATGGCCGACCGCACGGTCACCATCTCGTCGGGGGGGAAATCTTTCGGGACCACGGGCTGGAAGGTGGGCTGGGCCCACGCACAGTCGGACCTGATCCAGGCCGTCCATACCGTCAAGCAGCACCTAACGTTCACCAGCGGGGCGCCCTTCCAGCGGGCCATGGTCACCGCCCTGAACCTGGGCGACGACTACTTCACCGGCCTAGCCGCCGACCTCTGGGCCAAGCGGGATCGGGTGTCGGCCGGCCTGGCTGCCGCCGGCCTGGACGTCTATCCCGCTCCGGGCACCTACTACCTGACGGCCGACGTCCGGCCCCTCGGCTACGACGACGGCATGGACTTCTGCCGGGACCTCCCGGGACGATGCGGCGTGGTGGCCATCCCCAACCGGGTCTTCTACGACGACCAGCAGGCAGGCCGGTCCATTGTGCGCTTCGCCTACTGCAAGCGGATCGAGGTCCTCGACGAGGCCATGGACCGGTTGTCCGGTCTGGCAGCCTGA
- a CDS encoding LLM class flavin-dependent oxidoreductase, with product MSLRLSVLDQSPVPEGSSAGDALRNTLDLARRCETMGYHRYWVAEHHGMTGLAGSSPEVLIGSLAGATERLRVGSGGVMLTHYAPLKVAEAFCVLASLHPGRIDLGVGRAPGSDHLTAAALARGGARTPLEHYPNQLEELIHLLDDTLPAHSPIQGVRATPRPERPPEVWLLASSADSAAYAAHFGLPLGWADFIAQVDGAPIVEAYRRQFQPSDRCPEPRVLLCASALCAETDDEAEALAAAVRAWRASGLRGPIPATPGGSTSRPVPIQPGRRSVAHGSPDRVADRLDPMVEAFGAEELMVVTICHDHEARVRSYELLATRFGVHPDAA from the coding sequence GTGAGCCTCCGCCTCTCGGTGCTCGACCAGTCACCAGTCCCTGAGGGGTCCAGCGCCGGCGACGCCCTGCGCAACACCCTGGACCTGGCTCGCCGCTGCGAGACCATGGGCTACCACCGCTACTGGGTGGCTGAGCACCACGGCATGACAGGGTTGGCCGGGTCCAGCCCGGAGGTCCTGATTGGCTCCCTCGCCGGGGCTACCGAGCGGCTCCGGGTGGGCTCCGGCGGTGTGATGCTTACCCACTACGCCCCGCTGAAGGTGGCCGAGGCGTTCTGCGTACTGGCCTCACTTCACCCGGGCCGCATCGATCTCGGGGTGGGCCGGGCGCCGGGATCCGACCACCTCACGGCGGCCGCCCTAGCCCGGGGCGGTGCCCGTACGCCGCTGGAGCACTACCCCAACCAGTTGGAGGAGTTGATCCATCTGCTGGACGACACCTTGCCCGCCCACAGCCCCATCCAGGGAGTGCGGGCCACCCCTCGACCCGAGCGGCCCCCCGAGGTCTGGCTGCTGGCCTCTAGCGCCGACTCGGCCGCCTACGCCGCCCACTTTGGGTTACCGCTGGGCTGGGCCGACTTCATCGCCCAGGTCGACGGGGCACCAATCGTGGAGGCCTACCGGCGCCAGTTCCAGCCATCGGACCGCTGTCCGGAACCGCGGGTCCTGCTCTGTGCCAGTGCGCTGTGCGCCGAGACCGACGACGAGGCCGAGGCTCTGGCGGCCGCCGTTCGGGCCTGGCGGGCCTCCGGCCTCCGGGGTCCCATCCCCGCCACCCCAGGGGGGTCGACCTCCCGTCCCGTTCCCATTCAACCGGGCCGCCGGTCGGTCGCCCACGGGTCACCCGACCGGGTGGCCGACCGGTTGGACCCCATGGTCGAGGCGTTCGGTGCCGAGGAGTTGATGGTGGTCACCATCTGCCACGACCACGAGGCCCGGGTCCGGTCTTACGAGTTGCTGGCTACCCGGTTCGGCGTCCATCCCGACGCCGCCTGA
- a CDS encoding polyprenyl synthetase family protein: protein MAALDCLERARLLVEPALEEAVDRLCPDLRLPARYHFGWDEHTGSPAGVGAGKGLRPTLALLSAEAVGAPAEVGVPGAVAVELVHNFSLVHDDIIDGDTERRHRATVWSAFGVDEAVISGDALHTLAFQVLLDDPTPERVVATTRLVDATAAMIAGQAADMAFDDRLDVDLAACLAMEADKTGALLGYAASVGAVLAGADTTRVNALEAFGQEMGLAFQAVDDVLGIWGDPTVTGKAAGNDLRERKKSLPVALVLNAGDSAADELRAVYAGDGDLSDADVARAAALIEEAGGRDRTVVEARQHLETALDTLGGVDLVETVVVELAGLACFVADRDF, encoded by the coding sequence ATGGCTGCCCTCGACTGCCTGGAACGAGCCCGCCTCCTAGTCGAGCCAGCCCTGGAGGAAGCGGTGGACCGGCTGTGCCCAGACCTTCGACTCCCGGCCCGTTACCACTTCGGGTGGGATGAGCACACCGGCTCGCCGGCTGGTGTCGGGGCGGGCAAGGGCCTCCGACCGACGCTGGCCCTCCTATCGGCCGAGGCCGTGGGCGCTCCAGCCGAGGTCGGGGTTCCCGGCGCAGTGGCCGTGGAGCTGGTCCACAACTTCTCGCTGGTCCACGACGACATCATCGACGGCGACACCGAACGACGTCATCGGGCCACCGTCTGGTCGGCCTTCGGGGTGGATGAAGCGGTGATATCCGGTGACGCCCTGCACACTCTGGCCTTCCAGGTCCTGCTGGACGACCCGACCCCCGAGCGGGTGGTGGCCACCACCCGGCTGGTTGACGCCACGGCGGCCATGATCGCCGGACAGGCTGCCGACATGGCCTTTGACGACCGGCTCGACGTGGACCTAGCGGCCTGCCTGGCCATGGAGGCCGACAAAACCGGTGCCCTGCTCGGATACGCCGCCTCGGTCGGTGCCGTACTGGCCGGGGCCGACACCACCCGGGTGAACGCCCTGGAAGCCTTCGGGCAGGAGATGGGCTTGGCCTTCCAGGCCGTGGATGACGTGCTGGGCATCTGGGGCGATCCGACGGTGACTGGGAAGGCGGCCGGCAACGATCTGCGGGAGCGCAAGAAGTCACTGCCGGTGGCCCTGGTGCTGAACGCCGGCGACTCGGCGGCTGACGAGCTGCGTGCCGTATACGCCGGCGACGGTGACCTTTCCGATGCCGACGTGGCACGAGCAGCGGCGCTCATCGAGGAGGCTGGGGGCCGGGACCGGACAGTGGTCGAGGCCCGGCAGCACCTGGAGACCGCCCTGGACACCCTGGGTGGCGTCGACCTGGTCGAAACCGTGGTCGTCGAGCTCGCCGGTCTGGCCTGCTTCGTGGCCGACCGCGACTTCTAG
- a CDS encoding xanthine dehydrogenase family protein molybdopterin-binding subunit yields MSETIPARGIPGQSSTSILGNAVLRREDATLIRGQGEYVANQQFEDLLHAHFVRSTTAHGTILSIDVDEARSMPGVVAVYTADDLGLEDRKPPMGFYAKEARRPFLARDRVRFVGEPIAVVVAETAYQAADAAEAVWADIEALPVVVSVDDAVAADTVLFDGRSDNVMWEIPSKGTIDFSRCETVVTEELWNSRVAPVSIEPRVVAADYTDGKLTCWASSQGTHGFRDGVAESLDMEPADVRVLVKDIGGGFGAKGMVSEEEIVVAQLARLLGRPVRWVESRTENLSAYVHGRAQGQTVTLGGTRDGRVTHYRLNVVQDCGAYPKWGAFLPEFTRNLATGVYDIANVEFSAVSVATNTAPTCAYRGAGRPEATAAIERAMDLFAVEIGMDPTEVRRANFVAPEAFPYTTPTGTSMDCGDYEGSLDRALQVVDYAGLRVEQQRRRDAGDPVQMGIGVATYVEITGFGGSEYAEVRLRSDGTVLASTGATPIGTGHHTTWAMLVADRLGLPLDAIEVFHGDTDAIPTGNTTGGSRSVQIAGSAMADASEKLVEVAREAAADLLEAAPADVVHDREHGAFHVAGTPSMARTWADVAGAADGELAGLSDHSQDGATFPFGTHVVVVELDTETGQAVIDRVVAVDDSGRIVNPLLAAGQIHGGLAQGIAQGLMEEFRYDENGNPQTTNLADYTAVSTMEVPSYERSFMETPTPRNPLGAKGIGESGSIGSTAAVQSAVVDALAPYGIRHLDMPMTPEKVWAAIDAS; encoded by the coding sequence TTGAGCGAGACCATCCCAGCCCGGGGAATTCCCGGCCAGTCCAGCACCTCCATCCTGGGCAACGCCGTGCTGCGTCGCGAGGACGCCACGCTGATCCGGGGCCAGGGGGAGTACGTGGCCAACCAGCAGTTTGAGGACCTGCTACACGCCCACTTCGTGCGCTCCACGACAGCCCACGGCACCATCCTGTCGATCGACGTGGACGAGGCCCGCTCCATGCCCGGCGTGGTGGCCGTGTACACAGCCGACGACCTCGGGCTCGAGGACCGGAAACCGCCCATGGGCTTCTACGCCAAGGAAGCTCGCCGGCCCTTCCTGGCCCGTGACCGGGTGCGGTTCGTAGGTGAGCCGATAGCCGTGGTGGTGGCCGAGACGGCCTACCAGGCCGCCGACGCCGCCGAAGCCGTCTGGGCCGACATCGAGGCCCTCCCCGTCGTCGTTTCCGTGGACGACGCCGTAGCCGCCGACACCGTCCTATTCGACGGACGATCCGACAACGTCATGTGGGAGATCCCGTCCAAGGGCACCATCGACTTCTCCAGATGCGAGACCGTGGTCACCGAGGAACTCTGGAACTCCCGGGTAGCCCCCGTATCCATCGAGCCCCGAGTGGTCGCTGCCGACTACACCGACGGGAAACTGACCTGCTGGGCCAGTTCCCAGGGAACCCACGGCTTCCGGGACGGGGTGGCTGAATCTCTGGACATGGAACCCGCCGATGTTCGGGTGCTGGTGAAAGACATCGGCGGCGGGTTCGGCGCCAAGGGCATGGTCTCCGAAGAGGAGATCGTGGTGGCACAACTGGCCCGCCTGCTGGGACGCCCAGTGCGCTGGGTCGAGAGCCGCACCGAGAACCTGTCGGCCTACGTCCACGGACGAGCCCAGGGCCAGACAGTCACCCTCGGCGGGACCCGGGACGGACGGGTCACTCACTACCGCCTCAACGTGGTGCAGGACTGCGGGGCTTACCCAAAGTGGGGGGCTTTCCTCCCCGAGTTCACCCGCAACCTGGCCACCGGGGTCTACGACATCGCCAATGTGGAGTTTTCTGCGGTCAGCGTGGCCACCAACACGGCCCCAACATGTGCCTACCGGGGCGCCGGCCGGCCGGAGGCTACAGCGGCCATCGAGCGAGCCATGGACCTGTTCGCCGTGGAAATCGGAATGGACCCCACCGAGGTACGGCGGGCCAACTTCGTGGCTCCCGAGGCCTTCCCGTACACCACGCCCACCGGCACCAGCATGGACTGCGGCGACTATGAAGGGTCGCTAGACCGGGCCCTGCAGGTTGTCGACTACGCCGGGTTGAGGGTCGAACAGCAGCGGCGCCGCGACGCTGGTGACCCGGTGCAGATGGGCATCGGGGTAGCCACCTACGTGGAGATCACGGGCTTCGGGGGCAGCGAGTACGCCGAAGTCCGCCTGAGGTCCGACGGCACGGTTCTGGCCTCCACCGGTGCTACACCGATCGGAACGGGCCACCACACAACATGGGCCATGCTGGTCGCCGACCGCCTAGGCCTGCCGTTGGACGCCATCGAGGTATTCCACGGCGACACCGATGCCATCCCCACCGGGAACACCACGGGCGGGTCCCGCTCCGTGCAAATTGCCGGCTCAGCCATGGCCGACGCCTCAGAAAAGCTGGTCGAGGTGGCCCGCGAAGCGGCCGCTGACCTCTTGGAGGCGGCGCCTGCCGACGTCGTCCACGACCGGGAACACGGGGCGTTCCACGTGGCCGGCACGCCGAGCATGGCCCGCACGTGGGCCGACGTGGCCGGAGCAGCCGACGGCGAGCTGGCCGGCCTATCCGACCACTCCCAGGACGGGGCCACTTTCCCCTTCGGCACCCACGTGGTAGTCGTGGAACTGGATACGGAGACCGGCCAGGCCGTCATCGACCGGGTGGTGGCAGTGGACGACTCGGGTCGGATCGTGAACCCGCTGCTGGCCGCCGGCCAGATCCACGGTGGCCTGGCCCAGGGCATCGCCCAGGGGCTGATGGAGGAGTTTCGCTACGACGAGAACGGCAACCCGCAGACCACCAACTTGGCCGACTACACAGCGGTTTCCACCATGGAGGTACCGAGCTACGAGCGAAGCTTCATGGAGACCCCGACGCCCCGGAACCCGCTGGGGGCCAAGGGCATCGGAGAGTCGGGGAGCATCGGCTCGACGGCCGCAGTCCAGAGCGCAGTGGTCGACGCTCTGGCGCCGTACGGGATCCGGCACCTGGACATGCCGATGACGCCGGAGAAGGTCTGGGCAGCCATCGACGCCTCCTGA